One genomic window of Sebastes umbrosus isolate fSebUmb1 chromosome 15, fSebUmb1.pri, whole genome shotgun sequence includes the following:
- the cdca5 gene encoding sororin, whose amino-acid sequence MMEETPQNIMSESNNVNGSQRRRSPRFSSPPPDTNDTKMASAAVKRSITVRKIAPRKTVAPSENNKENHQENNQENNKENNQENHKENTPRRSERSQQKLKVSTPSPVPGCGGSSSAKKKKKKAVILSPILPSPPPPAVVQRAELVSHQSPPAAADPEDAVWSQKVRRSYSRLSDKSFDSRDTMFGFEKLQTPEVFRRVERSKTGLEVSCASLLSGGLNSFTSLLEAEDNGSAAFPEPDLNIPGVVMVKEKRKRMKKVQQIGTTELNELAAQMNAEFEEAEEFELLVE is encoded by the exons ATGATGGAAGAAACGCCTCAGAACATAATGTCTGAATCTAATAATGTTAACGGCTCTCAGAGAAGAAGATCCCCGAGGTTTAGTTCACCTCCTCCGGATACAAATGACACAAAGATGGCCTCTGCTGCTGTGAAACGCTCCATCACTGTGAGGAAGATAGCACCCAGGAAAACAGTCGCACCGTCCGAGAACAACAAGGAGAACCACCAGGAGAACAACCAGGAGAACAACAAGGAGAACAACCAGGAGAACCACAAGGAGAACACGCCGAGGCGGTCTGAGCGCAGCCAGCAGAAGCTGAAGGTTTCCACCCCGAGTCCTGTCCCGGGTTGTGGAGGCTCCTCTTcggccaagaagaagaagaagaaggccgTTATTCTGTCACCGATCCTCCCGTCCCCGCCACCGCCGGCTGTGGTTCAGAGGGCAGAGCTGGTGTCCCACCAATCG ccgccagcagcagcagatccaGAGGACGCGGTGTGGTCCCAGAAAGTGCGCCGCTCCTACAGCAGGCTCAGCGACAAGTCCTTCGACTCTCGGGACACCATGTTCGGCTTTGAGAAGCTGCAAACACCCGAGGTGTTCCGGAGAGTCGAGCGGTCCAAGACAGGTCTGGAGGTTTCTTGTGCATCCTTGCTGTCTGGTGGTCTGAACTCATTCACATCTTTGCTTGAGGCGGAGGATAATGGTTCAGCAGCTTTCCCCGAGCCGGACCTAAACATCCCCGGAGTGGTCATggtgaaggagaagaggaagaggatgaagaaggtCCAGCAGATCGGCACCACGGAGCTGAACGAACTGGCTGCCCAGATGAACGCAGAGTTTGAGGAGGCTGAGGAGTTTGAGTTGCTCGTGGAGTGA